The Sphingomicrobium sp. genome has a window encoding:
- the gltX gene encoding glutamate--tRNA ligase: MSSRPTDQRPVVTRFAPSPTGMLHIGNARTGLFSWLYARHHGGKALLRIEDTDKARSTDEAIAVILDGLRWLGIDWDGHEYYQSQFWARHAEVAHRLLERGHAYRCYMTQEELAAQRETAQRDRKPFRIESPWRDTADEQADKPFVIRLKAPREGETVIDDLVQGTVSVQNAELDDFVLLRSDGTPTYMLAVVVDDHDMGVTHIIRGDDHLNNAFRQLAIIRAMGWPEPTYAHIPLIHGPDGAKLSKRHGAMSVADYRDELGILPEALFNYLLRLGWGHGDDEIISREQAIEWFDLPQVGKSPSRFDFKKLESLNGHYMREADDQRLADLIAPKLGIGEEQRALLVKAMPELKTRANTVPQLADSAGFLFTERPLRVDDAAAALLTPDARGLLAAAHGKLAALAEWDGASLEAAIRDVAEAGGVKLGKLAQPLRAALTGRTTSPGIFDVLALLGRDEALARIADQMEPAE; the protein is encoded by the coding sequence ATGAGTTCACGTCCCACAGATCAGCGGCCGGTCGTCACACGTTTCGCCCCCTCGCCCACGGGAATGCTTCACATCGGCAACGCCCGCACGGGCCTGTTCTCATGGCTCTACGCGCGCCACCACGGCGGCAAGGCGCTGCTGCGGATCGAGGATACCGACAAGGCGCGGTCGACGGACGAGGCGATCGCGGTGATCCTGGACGGGCTGCGCTGGCTCGGCATCGATTGGGACGGGCACGAATATTATCAGTCGCAATTTTGGGCGCGCCATGCGGAAGTCGCCCACCGCCTGCTCGAGCGCGGCCACGCCTATCGCTGCTACATGACGCAGGAGGAGCTCGCCGCGCAGCGCGAGACGGCGCAGCGCGACCGCAAGCCGTTCCGGATCGAAAGCCCGTGGCGCGACACCGCGGACGAGCAGGCCGACAAGCCGTTCGTTATTCGGCTGAAGGCGCCCCGCGAGGGCGAGACGGTGATCGACGACCTCGTCCAGGGTACGGTGTCGGTCCAGAATGCGGAGCTCGACGATTTCGTCCTTCTGCGCTCCGACGGGACCCCGACCTATATGCTGGCCGTAGTCGTCGACGACCATGACATGGGCGTCACCCACATCATCCGCGGCGACGACCATCTCAACAATGCCTTCCGCCAGCTGGCGATCATCCGCGCCATGGGCTGGCCGGAGCCGACCTATGCCCACATTCCGCTGATCCACGGCCCGGACGGCGCCAAGCTGAGCAAGCGGCATGGGGCGATGAGCGTCGCCGATTATCGCGACGAGCTCGGGATCCTGCCCGAAGCCTTGTTCAACTATCTGCTTCGCCTCGGCTGGGGGCATGGCGACGACGAGATCATCAGCCGCGAGCAGGCGATCGAGTGGTTCGACCTGCCCCAAGTCGGCAAGTCGCCGTCGCGCTTCGACTTCAAGAAGCTGGAGAGCCTCAACGGCCATTATATGCGCGAGGCCGACGATCAGCGGCTCGCGGACCTGATCGCGCCGAAGCTCGGCATCGGTGAGGAGCAGCGCGCGCTGCTGGTCAAGGCAATGCCGGAGCTCAAGACGCGCGCGAACACCGTGCCGCAACTTGCGGACAGTGCAGGCTTTTTGTTCACCGAACGGCCGCTCCGCGTCGACGACGCCGCCGCGGCGCTGCTGACGCCGGACGCCCGCGGCCTGCTTGCTGCCGCACACGGCAAGCTTGCCGCGCTTGCGGAGTGGGACGGAGCATCGTTAGAGGCAGCCATCCGCGACGTTGCGGAGGCGGGCGGCGTTAAGCTCGGCAAGCTCGCCCAGCCGCTTCGCGCCGCGCTTACCGGGCGCACGACCTCGCCCGGGATTTTCGACGTTCTCGCGCTGCTGGGCAGGGACGAAGCCCTCGCCCGCATCGCCGACCAAATGGAGCCTGCAGAATGA
- a CDS encoding citrate synthase, with amino-acid sequence MTDQSVTLKTPGGDHDFPVLDGTVGPEVVDIRKLYGDTGMFTYDPGFTSTASCESKITYIDGEKGILLHRGYPIDQLAEQSTFMEVAYLLIHGELPKKAELESFNYTISRHTMVHEQLATFFRGFRRDAHPMAIMCGVVGALSAFYHDSTDITDPEQRMIASHRLIAKMPTLTAMAFKYSLGQPFMYPQNNLSYTGNFLRMTFGVPAEPYEVNPIIERAMRRIFILHADHEQNASTSTVRLAGSSGANPFACIAAGIACLWGPAHGGANEAALNMLREIGDVKRIPEYIARAKDKDDPFRLMGFGHRVYKNFDPRAKVMKATADEVLKELNISDPVLDVAKELEHIALNDDYFVEKKLYPNVDFYSGVILNAIGFPTDMFTALFALARTVGWVAQWNEMIADPAQKIGRPRQLYVGAPQRDYVPVDQRS; translated from the coding sequence ATGACCGATCAAAGCGTGACGTTGAAAACGCCGGGGGGAGATCATGATTTCCCGGTCCTGGACGGCACCGTCGGGCCGGAAGTGGTCGATATCCGCAAGCTGTACGGCGACACGGGGATGTTCACCTACGACCCCGGCTTCACCTCGACCGCGAGCTGCGAGAGCAAGATCACCTATATCGACGGTGAAAAGGGCATCCTCCTCCACCGCGGCTATCCGATCGACCAGCTCGCCGAGCAGTCGACCTTCATGGAAGTCGCCTACCTGCTGATCCACGGCGAGCTGCCGAAGAAGGCGGAGCTCGAATCCTTCAACTACACCATCAGCCGCCACACGATGGTCCACGAGCAGCTGGCGACCTTCTTCCGCGGGTTCCGGCGCGACGCCCACCCGATGGCGATCATGTGCGGCGTGGTCGGGGCGCTGTCAGCCTTCTACCACGACAGCACCGACATCACCGATCCCGAGCAGCGGATGATCGCGTCGCACCGGCTGATCGCCAAGATGCCGACGCTGACGGCGATGGCGTTCAAGTACAGCCTGGGGCAGCCGTTCATGTACCCCCAGAACAACCTGTCCTATACTGGCAACTTCCTGCGCATGACCTTCGGCGTCCCGGCCGAGCCGTATGAGGTCAACCCGATCATCGAGCGGGCGATGCGGCGGATCTTCATCCTTCACGCCGACCATGAGCAGAATGCGTCGACGTCGACGGTGCGGCTGGCGGGGTCGTCTGGAGCCAATCCGTTCGCCTGTATCGCGGCGGGCATCGCCTGCCTGTGGGGCCCAGCGCATGGCGGCGCCAACGAAGCGGCGCTGAACATGCTGCGCGAGATCGGCGACGTGAAACGCATCCCGGAATATATCGCCCGCGCCAAGGACAAGGACGATCCGTTCCGGCTGATGGGCTTCGGCCACCGCGTCTACAAGAATTTCGACCCGCGCGCGAAGGTGATGAAGGCGACTGCCGACGAGGTGCTGAAAGAGCTCAACATCTCCGACCCGGTGCTCGATGTCGCCAAGGAGCTCGAGCATATCGCGCTCAACGACGATTATTTCGTCGAGAAGAAGCTCTATCCGAACGTCGATTTCTATTCCGGCGTGATCCTCAATGCGATCGGCTTCCCGACCGACATGTTCACCGCTTTGTTCGCGCTGGCGCGGACGGTCGGCTGGGTCGCGCAGTGGAACGAGATGATCGCCGACCCAGCGCAGAAGATCGGCCGTCCGCGGCAGCTCTACGTCGGTGCGCCGCAGCGGGACTATGTCCCCGTCGACCAGCGGAGCTAG
- a CDS encoding DUF2336 domain-containing protein, protein MMPEEWPIAAPAAGRSAPARAAGCERLDTVRADFFLPPAERLTEQERALMTAMLHCLIGDIAADLRAALPVGRAGANDDETSLVEALTRSGLLDEPELIALLLRRADEERIGSAARARSGRRGARALQALVSHQDAGVAAAAMGLILGQGRRRDRFGQCLLAFDDLPPDLASRLAAAVAAVMRHDVAVRGSAEDADAELGSAVAQLLHRHDADRSSDVLTARLLRALVAADALSDELLAAAAQEGEVAFLAGAIGLRAEIAPGIAIAELLSGEAGRLARLLRCASFSRDLAAAILASIGDLLGMDDPAAAIAEFDNLHADEVAAARNWLAASPHYRAAVDALSGRHG, encoded by the coding sequence ATGATGCCGGAAGAATGGCCGATCGCAGCGCCCGCAGCCGGGCGCAGTGCGCCTGCACGCGCCGCGGGCTGCGAGCGGCTGGACACCGTCCGCGCCGATTTCTTCCTCCCCCCGGCAGAGCGCCTGACGGAGCAGGAACGGGCGCTGATGACCGCAATGCTCCATTGCCTGATCGGCGACATCGCCGCCGACCTGCGCGCCGCGCTGCCGGTCGGCCGGGCCGGAGCCAACGATGACGAGACGTCTCTCGTGGAAGCCCTGACCCGCTCGGGCCTGCTCGACGAGCCCGAGCTGATCGCCCTCCTCCTGCGCCGCGCGGACGAGGAGCGGATCGGCTCCGCCGCCCGGGCGCGCAGCGGCCGTCGCGGTGCGCGTGCACTCCAGGCTTTGGTCAGTCATCAGGACGCAGGGGTCGCGGCCGCCGCCATGGGCTTGATCCTCGGGCAGGGCCGCAGGCGCGACCGCTTCGGCCAATGCCTGCTCGCATTCGACGACCTTCCGCCGGACCTCGCCTCCCGCCTCGCCGCCGCAGTCGCCGCCGTCATGCGGCACGATGTTGCCGTCCGCGGCAGCGCCGAAGATGCCGACGCGGAGCTCGGGTCGGCGGTGGCGCAGCTGCTGCACCGGCACGACGCCGACCGCAGCAGCGATGTGCTCACCGCCCGACTGTTGCGCGCCTTGGTCGCCGCCGACGCGCTGAGCGACGAACTCCTGGCCGCCGCGGCGCAGGAAGGCGAGGTCGCCTTCCTTGCCGGCGCCATCGGCCTTCGCGCCGAGATCGCGCCAGGAATTGCCATCGCCGAACTCCTCTCCGGCGAAGCGGGACGGCTGGCGCGACTCCTGCGATGCGCCTCATTCTCGCGCGACTTGGCTGCCGCCATTCTGGCGAGCATCGGCGACCTGCTAGGCATGGACGATCCGGCCGCCGCGATCGCCGAATTCGACAACCTCCACGCAGACGAGGTCGCCGCGGCCCGCAACTGGCTTGCCGCCTCGCCCCATTATCGCGCTGCGGTCGACGCACTGAGTGGCCGGCATGGCTAG
- a CDS encoding ribonuclease J → MTPGEELLFLALGGSGEIGMNVNLYGCRGQWIMIDLGLTFAGPDHPGIDLILPDLEFIEDRQDSLAGIVLTHGHEDHIGALPYLADELKAPLYATPFTAGLIAGKLEEEGLTGRVKLNTVERGGTIEVGPFRITFVALSHSIPEGNGLLIETPFGNIFHTGDWKIDEAPVLGSEADTDLLTEIGDRGVLALVCDSTNVFQNAPSGSEESVRPGLLEQVRKAKGRVLVTTFASNAARLETIGRVAEEAGRKVCVAGRSLDRILRVAQSTGYLRDFPPPISFDEAMRLPKSEVLVIATGGQGEPRAALGRIASGNHDLKLGRDDTVIFSSRIIPGNEVAIGRIMNQLSDLGVNIVTERQAHVHVSGHPGRPELEQMYDWVRPNIVIPVHGEARHLNEHSRVALAHGVPHTVVQKNGDVVRLAPGEPKKIDEVRVGQLVLDGDVILPAEGATVNERRKIGFGGLIAVALPVGRNGQLAGKPMIRPFGVPVEEDRDDFIADAADAATRAWSPGSDEDKVREAVRLAVRRCATLWTGKKPMVEVMLLQVAA, encoded by the coding sequence ATGACCCCCGGAGAAGAACTCCTGTTCCTCGCGCTCGGCGGCTCGGGCGAGATCGGCATGAACGTCAATCTCTACGGGTGCCGGGGCCAGTGGATCATGATCGATCTCGGTCTGACCTTCGCCGGTCCGGATCATCCCGGGATCGACCTCATCCTCCCCGACCTCGAATTCATCGAGGACCGGCAGGACAGCCTTGCCGGTATCGTCCTCACCCACGGGCACGAAGACCATATCGGCGCGCTGCCGTACCTCGCGGACGAGCTCAAGGCGCCGCTTTACGCGACGCCGTTCACTGCCGGGCTGATCGCCGGAAAGCTCGAGGAAGAAGGGCTCACCGGCCGGGTGAAGCTCAACACGGTCGAACGCGGCGGCACGATCGAGGTCGGGCCGTTCCGCATCACCTTCGTAGCGCTGTCCCACTCGATCCCGGAGGGCAACGGCCTGCTGATCGAAACGCCGTTCGGGAACATCTTCCACACGGGCGACTGGAAGATCGACGAGGCGCCGGTGCTCGGAAGCGAGGCCGATACCGATCTGCTGACGGAGATCGGCGACCGTGGCGTTCTCGCATTGGTGTGCGATTCCACCAACGTCTTTCAGAACGCGCCGTCGGGATCGGAAGAAAGTGTGCGACCGGGCCTGCTGGAGCAGGTGCGCAAGGCCAAGGGCCGCGTGCTGGTGACGACCTTCGCCTCCAACGCCGCGCGATTAGAGACGATCGGCAGGGTCGCGGAGGAGGCGGGCCGGAAGGTTTGCGTCGCCGGCCGCTCGCTCGACCGTATCCTCCGCGTCGCGCAATCGACCGGCTACCTCCGCGATTTCCCGCCGCCGATCAGCTTCGATGAAGCGATGCGCCTGCCGAAGAGCGAAGTCCTGGTCATCGCGACCGGCGGGCAGGGGGAGCCGCGCGCCGCGCTCGGCCGCATCGCGTCGGGCAACCACGATCTGAAGCTCGGCAGGGACGATACGGTGATCTTCTCGTCGCGGATCATCCCCGGGAACGAGGTGGCGATCGGTCGGATCATGAACCAGCTGTCCGACCTCGGCGTGAACATCGTCACCGAGCGCCAGGCCCATGTCCACGTGTCCGGGCACCCGGGCCGCCCCGAGCTGGAACAGATGTACGACTGGGTTCGCCCGAACATCGTCATCCCGGTCCACGGTGAAGCGCGCCACCTCAACGAACATTCGCGTGTCGCGCTCGCCCATGGCGTTCCGCACACCGTCGTTCAGAAGAATGGCGATGTCGTTCGCCTCGCGCCGGGCGAGCCGAAGAAGATCGACGAAGTGCGGGTCGGCCAATTGGTGCTCGACGGCGACGTGATCCTCCCGGCGGAAGGCGCGACCGTCAACGAGCGGCGCAAGATCGGCTTTGGCGGCTTGATCGCGGTTGCCCTGCCGGTCGGTCGTAACGGCCAGCTTGCCGGAAAGCCGATGATTCGCCCGTTCGGAGTCCCGGTCGAGGAGGATCGCGACGACTTCATCGCTGATGCGGCGGACGCCGCGACGCGGGCATGGAGCCCCGGTTCGGACGAGGACAAGGTCCGCGAAGCCGTCCGCCTGGCCGTCCGCCGCTGCGCGACCTTGTGGACCGGCAAGAAGCCGATGGTCGAGGTGATGCTGCTTCAAGTCGCGGCATGA
- a CDS encoding DUF1467 family protein, with protein MKLTSILAIYLLFFAASAFLLLPFGVRTTEEVGAERVPGQADSAPHHFDAKRHFLKAALLALVFFALYYANWNFGWITAEDLDFYN; from the coding sequence ATGAAGCTCACCTCGATCCTTGCCATCTACCTGCTGTTCTTCGCGGCAAGCGCGTTCCTGCTGCTGCCGTTCGGGGTGCGGACGACGGAGGAGGTCGGGGCGGAAAGGGTGCCGGGCCAGGCCGACAGCGCGCCGCACCATTTCGACGCCAAGCGCCACTTCCTCAAGGCAGCCTTGCTCGCGCTGGTCTTCTTCGCGTTATATTATGCGAACTGGAACTTTGGCTGGATCACCGCCGAGGACCTCGACTTCTACAATTAG
- a CDS encoding VOC family protein — MDYVELPTATAHELTRAFYSKAFGWQFAEYGPTYSATTNGTTDVGLQGDPSDALSAPLPVIRVEDLEAAFDAVSKSGGVIAKPIFSFPGGRRFHFIDPSGSELAVWSET; from the coding sequence ATCGATTATGTCGAGCTGCCGACCGCGACCGCGCATGAGCTGACGCGCGCCTTCTACTCAAAGGCGTTTGGTTGGCAGTTCGCGGAATATGGGCCGACCTATTCGGCGACGACCAATGGCACGACCGACGTCGGCCTCCAGGGGGATCCGTCGGATGCCCTTTCGGCGCCGCTGCCGGTGATCCGGGTCGAAGACCTCGAAGCTGCGTTCGACGCGGTCTCGAAGTCGGGCGGCGTCATCGCCAAGCCGATCTTCTCCTTCCCTGGCGGGCGGCGCTTCCACTTCATCGATCCGTCGGGCAGCGAACTCGCGGTCTGGAGCGAGACCTAG
- a CDS encoding HAMP domain-containing sensor histidine kinase, whose protein sequence is MVGRLDAGGRLVSADPELEALQREAGSGMGKQLALPQVAAVADLARTLGTAVSRPAIAAAADHDVELWVSAAPDGDQILLTLEGWTVRPPAAPRLAAILGGGGDATASPSADEWSADEELRIIALSPGLAERLGVDPLEAAGAPLTCLVRLEEGEDGDMPLIAAAATRRGFSGQRARSRHDRGTAFVLSGDVVTGADGAFAGFRGKAVAEQAAHAPARHGLAFDGELDELLRSPVDRIIETADRIAAGADGPLREDYASYGNDIASAARHLMSVLRSMSEDPSQGHDVVDLAGLSAEAVIMLESSAEERGVTIDLGQPRPLRVRGQERGVIQIVVNLIVNALRHSPEGGTVRLSFASTAGTASVTVSDEGPGISPGDEQRIFERFERGDAQASGTGLGLAISRRLARSMGGDVTLDSSAGEGARFTLTLPAA, encoded by the coding sequence GTGGTGGGCCGCCTTGATGCCGGAGGGCGCCTGGTGTCCGCCGACCCGGAGCTGGAGGCGCTGCAGCGGGAGGCCGGCTCAGGAATGGGCAAGCAGCTCGCGCTGCCGCAGGTCGCCGCTGTCGCGGATCTCGCACGGACGTTGGGCACGGCGGTTTCGCGGCCGGCCATCGCCGCCGCTGCCGACCATGATGTCGAACTCTGGGTAAGCGCCGCTCCCGACGGCGACCAGATCCTGCTGACGCTGGAAGGCTGGACGGTGCGTCCGCCGGCCGCGCCTCGGCTTGCCGCAATCCTCGGCGGCGGTGGCGATGCCACAGCCTCGCCGAGCGCCGACGAGTGGAGCGCCGACGAGGAACTGCGCATCATCGCTCTTTCCCCAGGTCTTGCCGAGCGGCTCGGCGTCGATCCGCTCGAAGCCGCAGGGGCGCCGCTCACCTGCCTCGTCCGGCTGGAGGAAGGCGAAGACGGGGACATGCCGCTCATCGCTGCCGCCGCGACCCGCCGCGGCTTCTCCGGCCAACGGGCGCGGAGCAGGCACGACCGCGGCACCGCCTTCGTCCTCAGCGGCGACGTGGTCACGGGGGCCGACGGCGCATTCGCCGGTTTTCGCGGCAAGGCTGTCGCCGAGCAGGCGGCGCATGCACCGGCGCGGCACGGGCTCGCCTTCGACGGTGAGCTGGACGAGCTGCTTCGTTCACCCGTGGACCGGATCATCGAGACGGCCGACAGGATCGCCGCCGGCGCCGATGGGCCGCTGCGCGAGGATTATGCGAGCTACGGCAACGACATTGCGTCGGCAGCCCGGCACCTGATGTCGGTGCTTCGCTCGATGAGCGAGGACCCGTCGCAGGGCCACGACGTGGTCGATCTCGCCGGCCTCAGCGCCGAAGCGGTCATCATGCTCGAATCTTCTGCGGAGGAGCGGGGCGTGACCATCGATCTCGGCCAGCCGCGGCCGCTCCGCGTGCGCGGTCAGGAGCGCGGCGTCATCCAGATCGTCGTCAACTTGATCGTCAACGCGCTTCGCCATTCGCCCGAGGGGGGCACGGTGCGGCTGAGCTTCGCCAGCACCGCCGGGACGGCCTCCGTCACCGTGAGCGACGAGGGCCCGGGCATTTCGCCCGGCGACGAGCAGCGGATCTTCGAGCGCTTCGAGCGCGGCGACGCCCAGGCGAGCGGCACGGGCCTCGGCCTCGCCATCTCCCGCCGCCTGGCTCGCTCGATGGGCGGCGACGTGACCCTCGACAGCAGCGCGGGCGAGGGCGCCCGCTTCACGCTGACCTTGCCGGCGGCCTAG
- a CDS encoding ComEC/Rec2 family competence protein, with protein sequence MQWTSAPNIGEAALPQRARGYWKARFSAAAERLETLLEAERTQLPPWVVVGLGCGIAAWFALDAPNQWLSFLLVAAGLALGGFVLGQGRAGLALGWFALAAAIGCGLIWARAAYVAQPRLERPVVTKVSGTVEAVDHLAARDSVRLTVRPNGNELPPRIRLSLDEHKAPTGLARGAVISAKARLAPPPPMALPGTYDFARDAWFWRIGAVGKALGPVTVLKPGQARGLDGTRDNLRRHIESRLAEGPAGIGVALATGAQNAVLKEDAEAMRRSGLTHLLSVSGLHIAAVVGFAMLLSLKLLALSERLALRFNLVLVSAAVAAAAGVGYTLLTGAQVPTVRSCVAALLVLLGIALGRDALSLRLIATGALLVLLFRPEALAGASFQMSFGAVTAIVALHSTKWARNLLQRRDEGPVKRFGRGLLGLVATGLVVEAALAPIALYHFHRSGLYGVFANIVAIPMTTFVIMPTEALALAFDPLGWGAPFWWLCRHAIEALLSVAHAVSGTSGAVFLTPSMPTWSFALMVAGGIWLCLWNTRLRLLGMMPVAVGALGAALAPAPDLLVTGDGMHVAVVENGRPLLLRDRAGDYVRSLVAEASGFDGEPASLDAQQFSACSRDACVALLLRGGAQWRLLGTRSATRIDWTTITRACAKADIVVSSRRLPRGCVARWLKLDSAALRHTGGLAIYLGSEPRVDTVAERLGAHPWAQFSR encoded by the coding sequence ATGCAATGGACGAGCGCCCCTAACATAGGGGAAGCTGCTCTTCCACAGCGGGCTCGGGGCTATTGGAAGGCGCGGTTTTCCGCGGCTGCGGAGCGGCTGGAGACGCTCCTCGAGGCGGAGCGTACGCAGCTTCCGCCCTGGGTTGTCGTCGGCCTCGGCTGCGGCATCGCCGCCTGGTTCGCCCTCGATGCCCCCAATCAATGGCTTTCCTTCCTTCTCGTCGCTGCCGGGCTGGCGCTCGGCGGCTTTGTGCTTGGGCAGGGCCGGGCCGGTCTAGCACTCGGCTGGTTCGCCTTGGCCGCCGCGATCGGCTGCGGGCTCATCTGGGCGCGCGCAGCCTATGTCGCGCAGCCGCGGCTCGAACGCCCTGTGGTCACGAAGGTCAGCGGCACGGTCGAAGCCGTCGACCACCTTGCCGCGCGCGATAGCGTCCGGCTCACGGTGCGCCCCAACGGGAACGAACTTCCGCCGCGCATCCGTCTCTCGCTCGACGAGCACAAAGCACCAACTGGCCTTGCACGCGGGGCGGTGATCAGCGCCAAGGCGCGGCTCGCGCCGCCGCCGCCCATGGCGCTGCCCGGCACTTATGATTTCGCCCGCGATGCCTGGTTCTGGCGCATCGGCGCAGTCGGCAAGGCGCTCGGACCCGTGACGGTGCTCAAGCCGGGACAGGCGCGCGGGCTGGACGGCACCCGCGACAACCTGCGCCGGCATATCGAAAGCCGCTTGGCCGAAGGACCGGCGGGGATCGGGGTCGCCCTCGCGACCGGCGCCCAGAATGCGGTGCTGAAGGAGGATGCCGAAGCGATGCGCCGCTCGGGGCTCACACACCTGCTGTCGGTCAGCGGCTTGCATATCGCAGCGGTCGTCGGCTTTGCGATGCTGCTCAGCCTGAAGCTTCTCGCGCTTAGCGAGCGGCTGGCGCTGCGCTTCAACCTGGTGCTGGTCTCGGCGGCCGTCGCAGCCGCGGCGGGCGTCGGCTACACATTGCTGACCGGCGCGCAGGTGCCGACGGTGCGCAGCTGCGTCGCCGCCTTGCTCGTGCTGCTCGGCATTGCGCTTGGCCGTGACGCCCTCAGCCTTCGCCTGATCGCCACCGGCGCGCTGCTGGTGCTGCTGTTCCGCCCCGAGGCACTGGCCGGCGCAAGTTTTCAGATGAGCTTCGGCGCGGTCACCGCAATCGTTGCGCTCCACTCGACGAAATGGGCGCGCAATTTGCTCCAGCGCCGCGACGAGGGACCCGTCAAGCGCTTCGGCCGCGGCCTCCTCGGGCTGGTCGCGACCGGCCTGGTGGTCGAAGCTGCTCTGGCTCCGATCGCACTCTACCACTTCCACCGTTCCGGCCTTTACGGCGTCTTCGCCAACATCGTCGCCATCCCAATGACGACCTTCGTCATCATGCCGACCGAGGCGCTGGCGCTCGCTTTCGACCCTTTGGGTTGGGGTGCGCCATTCTGGTGGCTGTGCCGCCATGCGATCGAAGCGCTGCTCAGCGTCGCACATGCGGTCTCCGGGACCAGCGGCGCCGTCTTCCTCACGCCGTCGATGCCCACCTGGTCGTTTGCGCTGATGGTCGCCGGAGGGATCTGGCTGTGCTTGTGGAACACGCGTCTGCGGCTTCTCGGGATGATGCCGGTGGCGGTGGGCGCCCTTGGTGCCGCCCTTGCGCCAGCGCCCGACCTGCTGGTCACCGGCGACGGCATGCATGTGGCGGTGGTTGAAAATGGCCGCCCTTTGCTCTTGCGCGACCGCGCCGGCGACTATGTCCGCAGCCTCGTTGCCGAGGCCTCCGGCTTCGACGGCGAACCCGCGAGCCTTGACGCGCAACAGTTCAGCGCCTGCTCGCGCGACGCCTGCGTCGCGCTACTGCTCAGGGGAGGGGCGCAGTGGCGCCTGCTCGGGACCCGGTCGGCAACGCGCATCGACTGGACAACGATCACCCGCGCCTGTGCCAAGGCGGACATCGTCGTCTCATCACGCCGGCTACCTCGCGGATGCGTCGCCCGCTGGCTGAAGCTCGATTCCGCGGCGCTCCGCCATACCGGCGGGCTCGCCATCTATCTCGGGAGTGAACCGCGCGTCGATACCGTAGCGGAACGTCTCGGCGCCCACCCGTGGGCGCAGTTCAGCCGCTAG
- a CDS encoding NTP transferase domain-containing protein, whose product MAVGALIGAYQEDDSGGLRALLPLSGRTLIEYQVRCAVAAGAAPIIIVVERVPQALQDAFERLRLDGVGVIPCSDVREAVSRFEAGSTILLIGDGVAPPADLVASLAEEAEPAIATVPDDEAHAMFERIDAEARWAGVAVVDSNLLASTAAMLGDWDLQSTLLRRTIQEGARRVSSGELGGDPLLADSAEDLQDFQRRLLVGSRGARPDWVSRYLLPPIEEFATELLMKQRVPPLWLMWGAVALTLVAAFCFIKGWLGAGLILLILGLPLDLIASRLAALRLRPLPVRLLSRRALWPAAGIALLALGWWEMRGLGGWGALVTAAAAAAFAEAARLERTGMPDTELWLISRRSAIVAAVPFALAGAWNSYLIGLLAYAAISFFIIQHVRHNSSN is encoded by the coding sequence ATGGCGGTCGGCGCGCTGATCGGCGCCTATCAGGAAGACGATAGCGGGGGGCTGCGCGCGCTTCTCCCGCTGTCCGGCCGCACGCTTATCGAATATCAGGTGCGCTGCGCCGTCGCCGCCGGCGCCGCCCCCATCATCATTGTCGTCGAGCGGGTGCCGCAGGCGCTGCAGGACGCATTCGAGCGTCTCCGCCTTGACGGCGTCGGCGTAATTCCCTGCAGCGACGTTCGCGAAGCCGTCAGCCGGTTCGAAGCTGGATCGACCATCCTCCTCATCGGCGATGGCGTCGCTCCTCCCGCGGACCTCGTTGCGAGCCTTGCCGAGGAAGCGGAACCCGCCATCGCCACAGTGCCCGACGACGAAGCCCATGCCATGTTCGAGCGCATCGACGCCGAAGCCCGCTGGGCAGGGGTGGCGGTGGTCGATTCGAACCTGCTCGCCTCGACGGCGGCGATGCTCGGCGACTGGGACCTTCAATCGACCTTGTTGCGCCGGACGATCCAGGAAGGCGCGCGGCGGGTCTCGTCCGGCGAGCTCGGCGGCGATCCCTTGCTCGCCGACAGCGCCGAGGATCTCCAGGATTTCCAGCGCCGCCTGCTCGTCGGCTCCCGCGGCGCGCGCCCTGATTGGGTCAGCCGGTACCTGCTCCCGCCAATCGAGGAATTCGCGACCGAGCTACTGATGAAGCAGCGGGTCCCGCCGTTATGGCTGATGTGGGGTGCGGTCGCGCTGACTCTCGTCGCCGCTTTCTGCTTCATCAAGGGATGGCTCGGCGCCGGGCTTATCCTCCTGATCCTCGGCCTTCCGCTCGACCTCATCGCCAGCCGCCTTGCGGCGCTTCGCCTTCGCCCGCTCCCGGTGCGGCTGCTTAGCCGCCGGGCCCTATGGCCCGCCGCCGGGATCGCCCTGCTTGCGCTCGGATGGTGGGAAATGCGCGGGCTCGGGGGCTGGGGGGCACTCGTGACTGCCGCCGCAGCCGCCGCTTTCGCTGAAGCCGCGCGGCTCGAGCGCACCGGCATGCCCGACACCGAATTATGGCTGATCTCGCGCCGCAGCGCGATCGTCGCCGCTGTCCCATTCGCCCTCGCCGGGGCATGGAACAGCTATCTGATCGGCCTTCTCGCTTACGCGGCGATCTCCTTTTTCATCATCCAGCACGTGCGGCACAATTCGTCCAATTGA